AGAACCGAATTAAGGCAGGGTTTTTTTTAGATCGTCTGTTAAAAGTTTAGAGAACGAAGTGGAAACCTTCCATTCATTTGGAGAAACTTAGGATcgaaagaaaaaggagaaacttTTGGGAAGCAATCGGTAAGCCTTTCTTGTACTTAATAGCGGTACTTATTTAATTTTATGCTCCTGAAATCATAGGGAAAACACGATATTGGTGTGAAATCGTTTCGTCACGTAGTGATAATAGTTTACGCTAGCTGTTTATCTGTGGTTTTCATTAGCATTTACTTCACAGCCAAACGTAAGCCATTGTTAAAAAGTTTGTGGTTATACGTCGCAGTGAAGACCGTTTTAATGAAATATGTATATTATCGCTGGTCTCACAATTTATTAACTCCAGAATGGAGCACGATCTGTACCCTGCCTCCTAAGACCTGCTGTTGGGCTAGTGCTGTAGTCTTCTTTAGGCGCCCGCAAAAGACTGACATTGTGCAGTTAAAACGTTGCAATCCGCCCTGATATTGACTGCATCGTGAGACAAAGGCTGCCGATAATTCATTATTACCAGACTTAAGCTAGTGAAGTTTTCGTTTTTTACCAAAGGTCgaggtatttcaatttttttgttaaacttaGAGTAATCCTTTAAGTTATATAGgtttatttttgctcttttcagTGCGTTGTTTTTGCTGTCAAATATCATTTGTCAATGTGTATGCAAACCCACGAGGAAACACAACTCAAACACAGTTTCCACGTCATTTAAAGAcgctcttttcattttttctccgTCTACAACCAGCATTTTAGCTTATTCAATGAGAAAACATTAACATTGGAGACCTTAAAAGAGCGTGGGGCATAGAGAATTAATTTTTGGGCGAAATTCTTCTCTAAGAATGGACGGTTGTTTGTCTTGAGCTCAAAAGAAGCCCTTTCCAAGAACTCAAAGATGATTAcactaaacaaagaaacatcTCAGAACCATACACGGCGAACATCGACCTATGAATCTAATTTgacagaaacaacaaaaaaattgtcttagaTTTTCAGTCGTGTGACCTGACCTTGTCTAATTAAGCCGATGATGATGACATGTTTAGTATTATCCGCTGGCGCACCTCTTTGAGTGTAGATCCAACCCTGCACCTTAGTATGTCggttttttaaaatgttaccgTTCTTGACAAAGTCACCCCACTTTATATCGGTTTACAAATTCTCACCTGCGTGATTCTCAGTACGCTCAGACAACTACTTTCGACAATTATAAACCTATGGATAATTTAGGGCCAGGTTTTTATCTTCTGTGTCTTTTCATCAGACAAACCTCAACTTTCTTGGCAAGTCAACACGCTTTTTATCACTGACATCACCTATCATTAAATTAAGCAAACTTTTCTTCCTTGCTGATTGAATTAACCGCTATGACGTTCGACCCGCATGTGGAAATATTTTCGTGCTTAAGCGGATTTCGATAATCTGTGGTTGGATCTTGCGTCTGATTGTTATCTGTGCGGagcaaatgtttattttctgaCATTTAACCCAAGTAGAAAGTACTGCGAAAATCCTACAAAACGAGGTACTAAAACAATCGGAGGGGACAGCGTGGAAAGGATGAAAAGATCCTTCCCTCCTACCCCTCCCAAAGCATTGCTGAAAGAGCAGGGCGCGCCGAGGGCAGTTTAATGCATTTTGCTCAACATTTTAGGTTCGCATGGCgcaaatggaaaattattttcgtcCATTTTAAGTGAGAAGTTCTGTACGAATTTTTAGCCGTTTGTGTCTGAAATAGAGTCGACTTGGTTGAGCCAATAGGTTGGCTAAGATGCACTTTCTCACAACTGGAcctaagagagagagagattttaACCAGTAGAAGAATTTTGAGTTTCGCTGTAAAGGAGATATCGTTATATAACACGACTCTATTTGCGGGATTTCTTTGACAGTTTCGTATACCTATTTTAAATACCTATTTTAAAACTTTACCCCGACGAGGAATATCATTGTTTTTAGACGTCGGGGATTGTACTTTACATAAAGACTTGTCATTAACACATCGCTCACTTTTTTTAGCTAAttaaacgagaaaaaaatatgtCTACGTGTCGAAGATGTACATCTGGGCTGGGTCGGTATTTTGTGGTGCAAGAATGTGGCgttaaaaggaaggaaaagacGGGAGCTAGAAAAACATCGTCATTTTCAAAGCAAcggaaagaaaacaatgctTGATTCGCATCTTAGAGCGAATTTCCGATGCCTTTGTACGCGACGTTTAAAACCAGTAAATGAGACTACCGAGTGACTCCAGAATATTCCAGCATTGTCTTTCTCTGTCAATGTTCAGACTCCGATAATTTTAAGTAGATTATCAACTCTTTTGTCGGAAACTTTATCTACATCCGTAGTCGTGTACTTAGTAGGCTTTATTGAAAACGGTGAAGGAAGTCAATTGTCTGGTCAAGTTGAACCAAAAGGCATTTCCGATTTACGAACTTTTCATGACAAAAGCGCCCTCTGAAAAAGCGTTTGGACGAACGAATTTACTTCTTGTTGCCGAGCTTTCTTTTCATCCGTGCGAGGTTTTTCGATCAACCTTTTGATTCCAATAACAGTTATTTGAAGGCGCCAGACGCAACGAGTGTTCAAATCGAGTGTCATCGCTGTTATTCTATATTTACGTTGGAATTAAAGTCGGCACTCGAAAAAGATGACATAAGCTGACATTTAAAACGGGAGTATCGCCGCCAAGCCCGGGCAAGTGCCTCAGACGGTATCGCATGTTAAGCACTTAGCTACATCCACATAGCTGTATGAGCGTACTTGAAATTCGAAGAAGAATATTTTAGACGAGAAATCAACCATTTGGTCTCTTATACTAATTGAAGAATTGGAAGTAGCCAAGTTAAGCTGATACGCCATCCACGAATCTTCTGCAAAGATCGACAACACCTGGCCTTCATTGTAACGCATTTCTAATCAGTTTAAGTAAGTGGTACTGACGTTTTCTGCAGAGCacttctattttcatttcaaagggCGCGTAAATACCTCAGCAAATCTACTCTTCTTTTTATCCTTTCATGCTGTTTTCATCTCTTTTTGCCATTTTGAATTGCGCACTTTCAGTGTAGTTCTATTGCAAGTTGCACGTCGAATTCACTGATTGGTTCTGATGACACCAGCTCGTGAATTCCTTGCGCAACCATTATTGGAATTCTGATTGTTTGGCAGCTGCTTTGCAGCCGAGGACTATCAGCAATTTAgctttaaaacatttaacaCTTTGATGGTCCagatattttattaaaaactgtTTTAGAGGCATCCCTGATACTTGTTTGTAGGGAGATTACCAGTACCAAACTCGTCCATAAGAGATCGTGGCCCGAAGAAAAGAAgtgtttttattatttgtgCTTTCATTTCAGTTTAATGTGGGCGCATACTACAGAAGCTGACTTTTAATGATTTTACACCAGGCCGAGGACGTTTCGTAGCTTTCTTTTAGTAGTTCACCTTATCCCGCTTCTATTTACAGAACATTTTTGTTATAGTTCCATCGCATCTGAGCTGGCTATGATGATACGCTATTTTTGCTTAATTTATGGTCCAAAGATTTCACCAGCTAGTGCAAGGTTATCTGAGAGACCAGTTTAATGTTTTAAATCTCCCAAATGTGCTCTTTCGTAAGGAGAGTGTTCTCCTTAAACCCGATGTTGTATGAAGATGGCATTCTAAGTGCATCAGGACGCGCATCATGTTACATACAATGCGATATACCCCTACAGATGTCTCAGTATTAAGAAAATGTCGACCtaaattcaattttgcaatACATTCCACGAAGAAGCTTTCacaaaaaattgtgaaaatgatTGTGACATCATTTCAGAGGTGAATTCACAAATTCCTCAGCGTTAAACCATTGCGAAATGCATCTAGTGTTACTAAATGTGTCAATGTAACAAGACGCatatttctttctaaaattCCCGAAAAACCACCCAGAACGCAACAAACCACCCTGATGAAATATCTTCCCTCCGATCCAAGACGAATCGAGATTAATGCCATCATTTGTCTGCTCTTTCAGATTAGATCTCGTTTGATTCGTGAGATAATGCCGTCACCCGTGGATCCCGATTTCCATTGGTCCACTCTGGCAATCGGTCTATTGGCACCTGTCGTCGCTATCATTATTCTGTTAGGAATGATTGGGAACATCCTAGTAATTATTGTTCTTTGGCAACAACAACGCCGTTCGCACCGCGCAACAGGGAGTTATTTCCTCATAAACCTCGCCATCGCCGATATTTTTGGCTCAGCCAATTTGATATTCATGTTGTCGACCATTATCAATCATGGAGAGTGGATTTTCGGGAAGTATATCTGTAAACTGAATGGAGTCCTAACCGTACTTCTTGGTGCCACTTCGTTGCTTACGTTGTGCGCAATCAGCGTGAATCGATATTTCAAGATCGTGGAAGGCGGAAAGTACAACAGGATCTACACAAACACGAACACACTGCGAATGTTGGCTGTTACTTGGCTGGTACCTTTTGTGTTGGCTCTTGCTCCTATCCTTGGCTGGTCCGAGCACGAGTATCAAGTTGGAAAATGCGTCTGCCATTTCTTGTTCAGTCGCAGTATATCCTATACAGTAACCTTTGCCGTTTTCGTTGTCATAGCACCATTTACTGTCATCCTGTTTTGCTACCTGAAAATCtacaaaattatcaaaactcaTGGAGCCATAATGGGAAACCTTCGCCGAAGCCAACCATCCGTTCATGTAGAAGACATTAAAATCGCTACCACGTTGTTCATCGTGATATTAGTGTTCATAGTGTGCTACATCCCTGCCAGTATAGTCAACATTGTGCAGATGATTGACCCTGATTTCCACATTCCTCATTGGCTCGATATGGTCTCCTTTCTGCTTGTGGTCAGTAACCATGCCAACAATCCAATCATCTACAACGCCCTTAATCGATCATTCCGGCAGGCCTTTCGCGAAGTTTTGCGCCTTCGACCCCGAAGAGAACCACGAGATTTGAGTGGCAGTGGTGCCAAATATCCGAACTGTCAATCTCGCACTGGGACAACGGCAAGGTCGCCTAGCAACCCAGGCTATCAGAACTCCAGCACCTCAAGCGAAAAGCACAGTCCTGAGATTAAACACAGTTTTGACTTTGTGGATAAAAAAGCGTCATTGCCATGTTCAAAACTCAGGACTTCATCCTGCTAAATGAAGGTCGGGTTGGTGCCAATTTTCCCCTTCTGACTTCCATAAATTTCTTTGTAGATTTTAGGGGAAAATTCAATTATAAGATCTGTAAAGGATAACTTtctcattctcatcacttgtttatCGGATAATGTATCGATTCTGTAAAGAGAATTTACATATTAATCTCTTCCGGGTAGCAAAGTGTTTATAAAAACTTAGCTGACGCATGTGTTTTGGTTGTTATAACCATTTGGTTCATCTTATGCATGAATCATCAAGAAAATTCCACGTTCAAAAAGCGTCATTTTCACCGAGGCTCTAGGGTGGAGAGGAGCAAAGTAACTTCGAAACATTTCCCGAAGTTGCTGTTCTTCTCTTCACTTCTTAGACCTGGAACGCTCTGAATCTCCCAACCGGGAGGGTCTGGGTTATCGGCTTAGAAAAACCCTTACCGCGATTAAATGCATTCACAAGCCGTCACGTTCGCCATATTGGTGTAGCTTAACGAAAAATAGACACTCATATTATTTAGCCAAAAGTAGTTCAAAGTTTAAGTCAAGTTTTATTGGCTTAGGATAAAGATGTAAATACGTTTAATTAACGCGACGGAGAAAGTTTACAGATATGCAAGTGCCACTCTAGTTAGAAAGGAAGATTGATAAGAAAACTCGGCCTTTCTTTTTGCGTTGtgttttatgtatattttttgcaCCTAACAGTGTGCACTGTTCAAAAACATTCCAGTTATTTTGAACTATCCGACcatcattaatttattttctcacaaTTTGTGAACGCGGACCAAAAATATTCTGCTCGTTCGACGAGCAGGACAACACCCATGTTTACAATTTTGATTTCTGCCagttttctcaaccaatcaactCTACCATAATAATATCCCTTATCATGCATGCTCCATATTTTATCTTTACCTCTTAAAAATGCCTTAGTTTTAAATATCAATGTCTAACATAAGAGCAGCTGAGAGAAATCAACCACTTCGCATTGTAACGAAATAATAATTCTCTCTGTATATAAATAGCGCGGGAACAAAGACTTCCTATAAGTGTAGGCTAATATTTATTAGATTGTTACAAATGTTTTCAGCGACGTATTGTCTGTAGCTAGAGTAGAATTGTATAGGAAGAGGGTGATGAGATATCGAAATTTTTCGAAGTTTATCATGTAATTTGCTTATGTTAAATACCTTTAGTTTCCAAGACGAGTTCGAAAACGAGTTTTGGATTCAATTCAAGTCGTTGGTGAAAAACCACAGTACGAGCCAAACAGCTTGTGCAGCTTTTGGTATCAGATTGACTTACTCGTGATTGTTAAACTATGAAACTGCTAGCATTTTTACCATGTCACCATGCTCGCAAAGCTTATCCCATAAAATTGCTTTCTCCCCGCCAAAACAACGCAAATCTGCGCACGCTCATTATCAATGGTGCCATTGGCGAAGCTAAAACTTGCAATCTTATTCCTCTCGGAATCTATAGGTCTCTACTAGGACAGAATAATGCTAGAATAAAGAAGCATATGAATCTAAAAGTAACCGGCTATGTAGTGCGGGGATATATGATCTTCCTTTAAGGGTGCATCTTGCCCTTGTAGAAATTAAAGTATCCGGTTTGTCAAGCCTAGTGTCCTTCAGTAAACttgcccgaaaaaaaaaataaccttctAAAGTCTTCTCATCCCATACAGAAATTGTGAAAAGGCTGATGGGAAATaagcctacgtgtagccgtaccctcccctccaaggtgaaacggaaacGTGGGAACATCCACGAAAATCTGACACTATTCGTGTTTCGTGACGTCGctctaatttatgcaaaataatgtcacttgataatatttttttgcgAACTGGCGCATGTTAGCGTGAAGGTTATCGAAACAACAACATtgaagtgaattcattttcaatttttcggGTAAATTTGCAGTTCAGCGTTCGAGTTCAAATGTATACTTTGCTTTGAGGATGTAGGAAAAGATTATGGGAGCTTTTTGGTATAGAGTAAGAAAAGGATGATGTTCGATTAGCATCGCGCTTGCGAAGTCCACGCGGTTTCTGCTTGCATGCATTTGTAAAGTTGGATCATTTGCCGGAGAATCTCGaggtttttacagatttctttgaGAGATAGTTACGCTGTAAGCGTGAACAAAGAAGGACTTTTTTCTCAGTCGAAAGAATCGCTGCAAGAAACAACAAGCACTATTTAAT
This is a stretch of genomic DNA from Pocillopora verrucosa isolate sample1 chromosome 12, ASM3666991v2, whole genome shotgun sequence. It encodes these proteins:
- the LOC131778057 gene encoding melatonin receptor type 1A — its product is MPSPVDPDFHWSTLAIGLLAPVVAIIILLGMIGNILVIIVLWQQQRRSHRATGSYFLINLAIADIFGSANLIFMLSTIINHGEWIFGKYICKLNGVLTVLLGATSLLTLCAISVNRYFKIVEGGKYNRIYTNTNTLRMLAVTWLVPFVLALAPILGWSEHEYQVGKCVCHFLFSRSISYTVTFAVFVVIAPFTVILFCYLKIYKIIKTHGAIMGNLRRSQPSVHVEDIKIATTLFIVILVFIVCYIPASIVNIVQMIDPDFHIPHWLDMVSFLLVVSNHANNPIIYNALNRSFRQAFREVLRLRPRREPRDLSGSGAKYPNCQSRTGTTARSPSNPGYQNSSTSSEKHSPEIKHSFDFVDKKASLPCSKLRTSSC